Proteins found in one Exiguobacterium sp. 9-2 genomic segment:
- the argS gene encoding arginine--tRNA ligase — translation MSYKAQYAEVLHQVMEGALSVEQIEQLIEQPKHEDHGDLAFPCFMLAKAFRKAPNMIASELAEKIDAPLFSNVQAVGPYINVFLNREVVSQEIVNQVLTEQEAFGSSEANGKTIVTDFSSPNIAKPFSMGHLRSTVIGNALNQISRKKGYDVVGVNHLGDWGTQFGKLMVAYTMWGEEEAVRAEPIKELLKLYVRFHEEAETNPTLEDEGRLWFKKLEQGDEQATTLWTWFREVSLVEFNRVYEMLGVKFDSLNGEAFYNDKMQHVIDLLEEKDLLVESEGAMVVDLEAEGMPPALIKKKDGATLYATRDLAAAVYRLETYRFEQAFYVVGGEQALHFKQLFAVLKKLGFENVDGMHHVPFGLIMKDGKKMSTRKGRIVLLEEVLQEAIDVAKQNIAEKNPNLANAEATARQVGVGAVIFHDLKNERMNNIEFDLEQMLKFEGETGPYVQYTNARAHSLLRKGSYDGTPFAGSADDHAWGVVSMLNQFSTVIDRAFTRREPSIISRYVLDLAQSFNKYYGHVRVLEDDAAKQSRLALVKSVTIVLTEGLRLLGVGAPEEM, via the coding sequence ATGAGTTATAAAGCGCAGTATGCAGAAGTATTACATCAAGTCATGGAAGGTGCCTTATCGGTTGAACAAATCGAACAACTGATCGAGCAACCGAAACATGAAGATCATGGAGATCTGGCATTCCCATGTTTCATGCTCGCGAAAGCATTCCGTAAAGCACCGAACATGATTGCTTCGGAGCTCGCAGAAAAAATTGATGCGCCGTTGTTCTCAAACGTTCAAGCTGTTGGTCCTTACATTAACGTCTTCTTGAACCGGGAAGTCGTCTCGCAAGAAATCGTCAACCAAGTCCTGACGGAGCAAGAGGCGTTCGGATCAAGTGAAGCGAATGGAAAAACGATCGTCACTGATTTTTCATCACCAAACATCGCGAAACCTTTCTCGATGGGTCACTTACGTTCAACAGTAATCGGAAATGCGCTCAACCAAATCTCACGTAAAAAAGGGTACGACGTCGTCGGTGTCAACCACTTAGGGGACTGGGGAACACAGTTCGGGAAATTGATGGTGGCTTACACGATGTGGGGTGAGGAAGAAGCGGTCCGTGCAGAACCAATCAAGGAATTGTTGAAATTATACGTCCGGTTCCACGAAGAAGCGGAAACAAATCCGACGCTTGAGGACGAAGGACGTCTCTGGTTCAAAAAACTCGAACAAGGTGATGAGCAGGCAACAACACTTTGGACGTGGTTCCGTGAAGTCTCACTCGTCGAGTTCAACCGTGTCTATGAGATGCTCGGAGTTAAATTCGATAGCTTGAACGGAGAAGCCTTCTACAACGATAAGATGCAACACGTCATCGATTTGCTTGAAGAAAAAGATTTACTCGTCGAATCAGAAGGGGCAATGGTCGTCGACCTCGAAGCAGAAGGTATGCCGCCTGCTTTAATTAAAAAGAAGGATGGCGCAACGCTTTATGCGACACGTGACTTAGCAGCTGCTGTCTATCGTCTCGAAACGTACCGTTTTGAGCAAGCATTCTACGTCGTCGGTGGGGAACAAGCGCTTCACTTCAAGCAATTGTTCGCAGTCCTGAAGAAACTTGGATTTGAGAACGTCGACGGAATGCACCATGTACCGTTCGGTCTGATCATGAAAGACGGAAAGAAAATGTCGACGCGTAAAGGCCGGATCGTCTTGCTTGAAGAAGTACTACAAGAAGCAATCGACGTCGCGAAGCAAAACATCGCGGAAAAAAATCCGAACTTAGCGAATGCCGAAGCCACAGCTCGTCAAGTAGGTGTTGGCGCCGTCATCTTCCACGACTTAAAGAACGAACGGATGAACAACATCGAGTTCGATCTTGAGCAGATGTTGAAATTCGAAGGTGAAACAGGACCGTATGTCCAGTACACGAATGCTCGTGCGCACTCATTGCTCCGTAAAGGTAGCTATGATGGCACACCATTCGCTGGCAGTGCCGATGATCATGCATGGGGTGTCGTATCGATGCTGAACCAATTCTCGACGGTCATCGATCGTGCGTTCACACGTCGCGAGCCGTCAATCATCAGCCGTTACGTCTTAGATCTTGCACAAAGCTTCAATAAATACTACGGACACGTCCGTGTTCTCGAAGATGACGCAGCAAAACAATCGCGTCTTGCACTCGTCAAGTCGGTCACGATCGTCTTGACAGAGGGTCTTCGTTTGCTTGGTGTCGGCGCTCCAGAAGAAATGTAA
- a CDS encoding NADH-dependent flavin oxidoreductase, with product MATQAMFEPFTLPNGVTLKNRVLMAPMTNYAAQENGEVSDAELAYYAERSGGVSAVITACANVTADGQGFPNEFGAHRDDLVPSLKRLAKTIQDKGAKAILQIFHAGRMAPPELVGGQTVSASAVAPVREGAMTPRALEAEEVEAIIEAFGQATRRAMEAGFDGVEIHGANTYLIQQFFSPHSNRREDKWGGSLEKRLAFPLAVVDAVEAVAKQDPSFIVGYRFSPEEIENPGITLDDTMRLVDELAKKDLDYLHVSVMDFFAGSIRDENETTSPITLVQERVGEQVPIIGVGSLHTADEVEQGLAVVPMIALGRELIMEPKWVEKVEAGDLASIRTELDPEAQAELVVPDALWAGITSRPGWFPIKQTSK from the coding sequence ATGGCAACTCAAGCAATGTTTGAACCATTTACACTACCAAACGGTGTGACGCTGAAAAACCGCGTCTTGATGGCACCGATGACGAACTATGCGGCACAAGAGAACGGCGAAGTATCGGATGCGGAACTCGCGTACTACGCAGAACGTTCAGGTGGCGTCAGCGCTGTCATTACAGCATGTGCGAACGTCACAGCAGACGGTCAAGGATTCCCGAATGAGTTTGGTGCGCATCGTGACGATCTCGTGCCGAGTCTGAAGCGACTCGCGAAAACGATTCAAGATAAAGGCGCAAAAGCGATCTTACAAATCTTCCACGCTGGTCGTATGGCACCACCAGAACTCGTCGGTGGGCAAACGGTCAGTGCAAGTGCTGTTGCACCCGTGCGTGAAGGTGCGATGACACCACGTGCGTTAGAGGCAGAAGAAGTCGAAGCAATCATCGAAGCATTCGGTCAAGCGACACGCCGTGCGATGGAAGCTGGATTTGATGGTGTTGAGATTCACGGTGCAAACACGTACTTGATCCAACAGTTCTTCTCACCACACTCAAACCGTCGTGAAGATAAATGGGGCGGTAGCTTAGAAAAACGTCTCGCCTTCCCATTAGCTGTCGTGGATGCAGTCGAAGCTGTCGCGAAACAAGATCCTTCGTTCATCGTCGGATACCGTTTCTCTCCAGAAGAAATTGAAAATCCAGGAATCACACTCGATGATACGATGCGCCTCGTCGATGAGCTGGCGAAAAAAGACCTCGATTACTTGCACGTTTCCGTGATGGACTTCTTCGCAGGTTCAATTCGTGATGAAAATGAAACGACATCACCTATTACACTCGTTCAAGAACGTGTTGGTGAACAAGTACCTATCATCGGTGTCGGATCGCTTCACACAGCGGACGAAGTCGAACAAGGTTTGGCTGTCGTTCCAATGATCGCTCTTGGTCGTGAACTGATCATGGAACCGAAATGGGTTGAGAAAGTCGAAGCGGGTGACCTTGCGTCAATCCGGACAGAACTTGATCCAGAAGCACAAGCAGAACTCGTCGTTCCAGATGCATTATGGGCAGGCATCACAAGTCGCCCAGGCTGGTTCCCAATCAAACAAACGAGCAAATAA
- a CDS encoding metallophosphoesterase family protein, translating to MRYALFADLHSSVADTAAVLADIRQLAPDAHLFCLGDVHECHVGKKRAKRYSFESLSLVVTLDDDFLNLIDFKTLLGNQEERILSLVPPQLSPVIDALRDCPRKQHIEGALLIHGDQLNWSRDFLPDLSQQREPVLFFGHSHIRGLFRNGIALSSPLYQSLSINGGRYAINLGPVVFEREWCLYDSVQQSIVFYQAK from the coding sequence ATGCGTTATGCCCTTTTTGCGGATCTTCACAGTTCAGTAGCCGACACAGCGGCTGTCCTAGCTGACATACGACAGCTCGCTCCCGATGCGCATTTGTTTTGTCTCGGTGATGTTCATGAATGCCATGTCGGTAAAAAGCGAGCGAAGCGCTATTCTTTCGAATCGCTCTCCCTCGTCGTGACGCTTGATGATGATTTTTTAAACCTAATTGATTTTAAGACGTTACTGGGTAATCAAGAAGAGCGCATCCTGTCGCTCGTTCCACCGCAACTATCTCCTGTCATCGATGCGTTACGCGACTGCCCTCGAAAACAACACATCGAGGGTGCATTGTTGATTCATGGAGATCAATTGAATTGGTCCCGTGATTTTTTGCCTGATCTGTCACAGCAACGTGAACCAGTACTCTTTTTTGGTCATAGTCATATCAGAGGTTTGTTTCGAAATGGTATTGCTCTGTCGAGCCCATTGTATCAATCTTTATCCATTAATGGAGGACGATATGCCATCAATCTAGGTCCTGTCGTGTTCGAACGAGAATGGTGTCTTTACGATTCAGTGCAACAATCGATCGTATTCTATCAGGCGAAGTAA
- a CDS encoding YajQ family cyclic di-GMP-binding protein, whose amino-acid sequence MAAKDNSFDIVSQINIEEVKNAVQIALKEITNRFDFKGSKSDMKLEKEDLILISDDDFKLDQVKDVLTAKLIKREVPTKNLQYEKVEQAAGNTVRQRVILKSGIDRDDAKKINNAVKESKLKVKTQIQDDQIRVTGKSRDDLQQVMQIVRELPLSVDVQFINFR is encoded by the coding sequence ATGGCAGCAAAAGATAATTCATTTGATATCGTGTCACAAATCAACATCGAGGAAGTCAAGAACGCGGTCCAAATCGCACTGAAGGAAATCACGAACCGCTTCGACTTCAAAGGTTCAAAGAGCGACATGAAGCTCGAAAAAGAGGATTTAATTCTAATCTCAGATGACGATTTCAAACTCGATCAAGTCAAAGATGTCTTAACAGCAAAATTGATCAAGCGCGAAGTCCCAACCAAAAACCTGCAGTATGAAAAAGTCGAGCAGGCTGCCGGGAATACGGTCCGACAACGTGTCATCCTGAAAAGTGGAATCGACCGTGACGACGCGAAAAAGATCAACAATGCCGTCAAGGAATCGAAATTAAAAGTGAAGACACAGATCCAAGATGACCAAATCCGCGTCACAGGTAAATCACGTGACGACTTACAACAAGTCATGCAGATCGTTCGTGAGCTTCCATTATCAGTCGATGTTCAATTCATTAACTTCCGTTAA
- a CDS encoding site-2 protease family protein, translated as MFGFGDLWKFFLSFFLLLPIVTLIHEMGHYFFARLFGGNMEINIGSGKSLLRVGPIRLNRVYFWDGWCQYEALRNETKFANILVYAGGSIANVASILAINGLIYAGVFEASIFTYQFAYFSFYFVFFSLFPIDHPNGYPSDGKAIINVFRYGKSEYHPQS; from the coding sequence ATGTTCGGTTTCGGTGATTTATGGAAATTCTTTTTGTCGTTCTTTTTACTATTGCCTATCGTGACATTGATTCATGAGATGGGACATTACTTTTTTGCCCGATTATTCGGCGGAAACATGGAGATCAATATCGGTTCAGGAAAGTCGTTGCTTCGTGTTGGTCCGATTCGTTTGAATCGCGTCTATTTTTGGGATGGCTGGTGTCAATATGAGGCACTACGTAACGAGACGAAATTCGCTAACATTCTGGTTTATGCCGGTGGATCGATTGCAAACGTGGCGAGTATCTTAGCCATCAATGGTCTGATTTATGCCGGTGTGTTCGAAGCATCAATCTTTACCTATCAATTCGCGTATTTTTCGTTTTATTTCGTCTTTTTCTCCCTCTTCCCGATCGATCATCCGAACGGTTATCCGAGTGATGGGAAAGCGATCATTAATGTCTTCCGGTACGGTAAATCAGAATACCATCCGCAATCCTAA
- the pulA gene encoding type I pullulanase — protein MALKQTADMLTLTPQELDERFAYSGNDLGATFSETAIHVRLWAPTAERVVIRLYKTLRARKVEEVEMVADERGTYVVELDRATYEGYFYTFQASINGQKVEAVDPYAKAVGTNGKRGALIDPTSVTPERWIEERPLFHSSQDAVVYELHVRDATSHPASGVVARGTFAGLTEAGTRTPNGGLTGLDYLADLGVTHVQLLPIYDFGSVNETAPNDPDNYNWGYDPVNYFAPEGSYSSNPDDPRTRILELKQLVQALHDRGIRVIMDVVFNHTYDAATVPLGQFVPGYFYRQEADGSLSNGSFCGNDTASERLMMRKFILDCVTYWAKEYHLDGFRFDLMGLHDVETMNQVRHALDRIDPSILIIGEGWDLDTPLDPEEKANYFNAPKMPGIAHFNNGLRDGVKGDVQTPEDCGFISGAFDRTSEVKRGIAGNVSSQGFADEPNQVVSYVEAHDDLTIWDKLTVSRPEDTEEIRRKRQMLANAIILTGQGIPFLHAGQEFFRTKDGIRDSFNAGEVVNRLDYERAETERPAVEYVKGLIALRRQYPMFRLANAAMIKKHLRFLEEEEGVIAFELKRTYEGYVERQRVYHNATEKDITIELPNGEFEVLVESGAVKLHAPRLHEEKQLVVPALTTTVIAERKADYKKYAVAGGAALTIIGLLYAANKRRKKTD, from the coding sequence TTGGCTTTGAAACAAACAGCAGACATGTTGACGCTCACACCGCAAGAACTGGATGAGCGATTTGCCTATAGTGGAAATGATTTAGGAGCGACCTTCTCAGAGACAGCGATTCACGTGCGCTTGTGGGCGCCGACAGCAGAACGTGTCGTGATTCGTCTCTACAAGACACTACGCGCACGAAAAGTCGAAGAGGTCGAGATGGTGGCAGACGAACGGGGAACGTACGTCGTTGAACTCGATCGAGCGACATATGAAGGTTATTTCTATACGTTTCAAGCGAGCATCAACGGACAAAAGGTCGAGGCGGTCGATCCGTATGCGAAAGCCGTCGGAACGAACGGAAAGCGCGGCGCATTAATTGACCCGACCAGTGTGACACCAGAACGATGGATTGAAGAACGTCCATTGTTCCATTCTTCGCAAGACGCAGTTGTCTATGAATTACACGTACGCGATGCAACGAGTCATCCGGCCAGTGGTGTCGTTGCACGTGGTACGTTCGCTGGACTGACGGAAGCAGGGACACGGACACCAAATGGTGGATTGACAGGGCTTGATTATTTGGCAGACCTCGGTGTGACACATGTCCAGTTACTACCGATCTATGATTTTGGCTCGGTCAATGAGACAGCGCCGAACGACCCGGATAACTATAACTGGGGTTATGATCCGGTGAACTACTTTGCGCCGGAAGGTTCGTACTCCTCGAATCCGGATGATCCACGAACGCGGATCCTTGAATTAAAACAATTGGTGCAGGCGTTACATGATCGCGGGATCCGTGTCATCATGGACGTCGTCTTCAATCATACGTATGATGCGGCGACGGTTCCGCTTGGTCAGTTCGTTCCTGGATACTTTTATCGTCAAGAGGCGGATGGGAGTCTCTCAAACGGTAGTTTCTGTGGAAATGATACTGCATCTGAACGTCTGATGATGCGAAAGTTCATTCTTGATTGTGTGACGTACTGGGCGAAAGAATACCATCTCGATGGGTTCCGCTTCGACTTAATGGGACTTCATGATGTTGAGACGATGAATCAAGTGCGCCATGCACTTGACCGGATTGATCCATCGATTCTGATCATCGGTGAAGGCTGGGACCTCGATACGCCACTTGATCCGGAAGAAAAAGCGAACTATTTCAACGCACCGAAGATGCCAGGAATCGCTCATTTCAACAACGGTTTACGGGACGGGGTCAAAGGCGACGTCCAAACGCCAGAAGACTGTGGTTTCATCAGTGGTGCATTTGACCGGACGAGTGAAGTCAAACGGGGAATCGCTGGTAACGTCTCTTCGCAAGGGTTTGCCGATGAGCCGAATCAAGTCGTCTCGTACGTCGAGGCTCATGATGATTTGACGATTTGGGATAAATTGACGGTGTCTCGTCCAGAAGACACGGAAGAGATTCGTCGGAAACGGCAAATGCTTGCAAATGCAATCATTTTGACGGGACAAGGGATTCCTTTCCTCCATGCCGGACAAGAGTTCTTCCGGACGAAAGACGGTATTCGTGACAGTTTCAATGCCGGAGAGGTCGTGAATCGTCTCGACTATGAACGGGCAGAAACAGAGCGACCAGCAGTCGAGTACGTCAAAGGATTGATTGCCCTTCGTCGTCAGTATCCGATGTTCCGTCTCGCAAACGCGGCGATGATTAAAAAACATCTTCGTTTCCTTGAAGAAGAGGAAGGTGTCATTGCCTTTGAACTGAAGCGAACATATGAAGGATACGTCGAACGGCAGCGTGTCTATCACAATGCGACGGAAAAAGATATCACGATTGAATTGCCAAATGGTGAATTCGAGGTGTTGGTTGAGTCGGGTGCCGTTAAATTACACGCACCACGGTTGCACGAAGAAAAACAGTTAGTCGTTCCAGCATTGACGACTACGGTTATTGCGGAACGAAAAGCAGATTACAAGAAATACGCGGTAGCAGGTGGTGCAGCACTGACGATCATCGGATTGTTGTACGCAGCGAACAAGCGTCGAAAGAAAACCGATTAA
- a CDS encoding MMPL family transporter, with protein sequence MERLGHLISAYFRGVLVVWGLLLVVLGYFAYQLPDRLEGNGFTRDGDFQRVETVLAQDFGQDPHTIIVLFENQENLRQTMVQHVERFRDIKGVGNVIGPVENPRAMRDDKGYVTVGVPTLDAKWATAVTRQLDGTGTIRLTGEPVVVDDLNTASKNDLIRAELIGIPAALIVLLLVFGTPVAAILPLIMGLVTFVFGAGVLYFVAGQQELSIFVLNAVAMISLALGIDFSLLYVNRFREERQDGQGIRSAAIRSVETAGRSILFSGICVFVGLAGLLLIDVDVFRAVAIGTLVSVLGAVVSALTLLPALLIVFGKVLEKGRLFRQQAGRGEDRWRRLARFVMKRPVTVTILSLLLLLPCLFPLRDLTLNIPQATALPESYPSRLAFESWEKTFGNDGTDAVLILSADASSEVGREKIEDVTIRLESDSEVRSVVSAATIAEQQQVPLEQLLAVSAGRDALKPFLSENDQARINVNLKGNPGDATSQDWVRKVQADGYLVGGPAAFNQEIYDAIESKLPLAIGVVVLATFIILLIAFRSILIPIKAILMNLLSLGATFGLLVVLFESGAVLPQETIGILTPVFIFSLVFGLSMDYEVFLVSRMEEYYDETGDNDHATEMGLAKTSKIITSAALIMIVVTGAFAFTGVSPIKQLGVGIALAIFIDATIVRMLLVPALMKLFGHWNWWWPGGRRKAIRK encoded by the coding sequence ATGGAACGGCTTGGTCATCTGATTAGTGCGTATTTTCGAGGAGTGTTGGTCGTTTGGGGGCTTCTACTCGTCGTGCTTGGTTATTTTGCATATCAATTACCCGATCGTCTAGAAGGAAATGGATTTACACGTGACGGTGATTTTCAACGTGTCGAAACGGTGCTCGCTCAAGATTTTGGGCAGGATCCACATACGATCATCGTCCTATTTGAGAATCAAGAGAATCTACGACAAACGATGGTACAACATGTCGAGCGCTTCCGTGACATCAAAGGAGTCGGGAACGTCATTGGTCCCGTCGAAAATCCGCGAGCGATGCGGGACGATAAGGGATACGTGACAGTCGGTGTACCAACACTTGATGCGAAATGGGCAACAGCGGTCACACGTCAACTGGATGGTACCGGGACGATTCGGCTAACGGGTGAACCGGTCGTCGTTGATGATTTGAATACAGCGTCCAAAAATGACCTCATCCGAGCTGAGTTAATCGGAATTCCGGCAGCATTGATCGTCTTACTACTCGTTTTCGGTACACCCGTTGCCGCCATCTTACCCTTGATCATGGGACTCGTCACTTTTGTTTTTGGTGCCGGTGTTCTTTATTTCGTTGCCGGACAACAAGAGTTATCGATCTTCGTCTTGAATGCGGTCGCAATGATTTCGCTGGCACTCGGCATTGATTTTTCGTTGTTATACGTTAATCGGTTCCGTGAAGAACGGCAGGACGGACAAGGGATTCGGTCGGCAGCGATTCGTTCGGTCGAGACGGCAGGACGCTCGATTTTATTTTCCGGAATCTGTGTATTCGTCGGACTTGCCGGATTGTTGTTGATTGATGTTGATGTCTTCCGCGCTGTCGCAATCGGGACACTCGTTTCGGTACTCGGGGCGGTTGTCAGTGCGTTGACATTACTACCGGCACTATTAATCGTTTTCGGGAAGGTACTAGAAAAAGGACGACTTTTCCGGCAACAAGCAGGTCGTGGAGAAGATCGTTGGCGCCGCCTCGCACGTTTCGTCATGAAGCGCCCTGTCACAGTGACGATTCTATCTTTATTACTTCTTTTACCTTGTTTATTTCCGTTACGTGACTTGACGTTGAACATTCCGCAAGCAACTGCCCTGCCGGAATCCTATCCGTCGCGTCTGGCCTTTGAGTCGTGGGAAAAAACATTCGGGAACGATGGAACGGACGCCGTTCTCATCTTGTCTGCGGATGCTTCCTCAGAGGTGGGACGAGAAAAAATCGAAGATGTGACGATTCGACTCGAATCAGATTCAGAAGTGCGTTCCGTCGTGTCCGCCGCAACGATCGCGGAACAGCAACAGGTTCCGCTCGAGCAGTTACTCGCTGTTTCGGCTGGGCGCGATGCACTGAAGCCGTTTCTATCAGAGAACGATCAAGCACGGATCAACGTCAATTTAAAAGGAAATCCCGGCGATGCTACTTCGCAAGACTGGGTACGGAAGGTGCAGGCGGACGGTTACCTTGTCGGGGGACCAGCAGCCTTTAATCAGGAAATTTATGATGCCATTGAATCGAAACTCCCACTGGCTATCGGTGTCGTCGTCTTGGCGACATTCATCATTCTGCTAATCGCGTTCCGATCCATCTTGATTCCAATCAAAGCGATTCTGATGAATTTGCTCAGTTTAGGAGCAACGTTTGGATTACTCGTCGTCTTGTTCGAGTCCGGCGCAGTTCTTCCGCAGGAGACGATCGGCATTCTAACACCGGTCTTCATCTTCTCACTCGTCTTCGGCTTATCGATGGATTATGAAGTGTTCCTCGTCTCGCGAATGGAAGAATATTATGACGAGACGGGCGATAACGATCATGCGACCGAGATGGGACTGGCGAAGACGAGTAAAATCATTACGTCCGCTGCCTTGATCATGATCGTCGTCACTGGTGCGTTTGCCTTTACAGGTGTTAGTCCGATCAAACAACTTGGCGTCGGTATCGCGCTTGCAATTTTTATTGATGCTACGATTGTCCGGATGCTCCTTGTCCCCGCACTGATGAAGCTATTTGGTCACTGGAACTGGTGGTGGCCGGGAGGGCGTCGTAAAGCGATCCGCAAGTGA
- a CDS encoding YycC family protein has translation MKPLQLSAETAVELAKRLNVPLEQLMHMPRHILIQKLVELEQEQANTEPDSSSESES, from the coding sequence ATGAAACCTTTACAATTATCCGCAGAGACAGCTGTCGAACTTGCGAAACGTCTGAACGTACCACTTGAACAACTAATGCATATGCCACGCCATATCTTGATTCAAAAGCTCGTCGAACTCGAGCAGGAACAAGCGAACACGGAACCTGATTCGTCTAGCGAATCGGAATCTTGA
- a CDS encoding 3'-5' exonuclease: MYTLAIDFETANRNSRSICAFGWSVLSNGRVTESKQVLINPEENFDAGNIRVHGIRPSDVFDAPTLPEAMEAHGLYDLIAGAQLIVAHNASFDMGALQKAIQKYDMYQMSAFTYGCTVKLSRKLYPWLPNHRLNTMAEFLNVSFQHHDAKEDAYVCALLLNDMLERTNLQDPVTLHTFCGVRMGQVAY, from the coding sequence ATGTATACATTAGCAATTGACTTTGAAACGGCAAACCGAAATAGTCGAAGCATTTGTGCGTTTGGTTGGTCCGTTCTCTCGAACGGTCGTGTCACGGAGAGTAAACAGGTCTTAATCAATCCAGAAGAAAATTTCGATGCTGGAAACATTCGGGTCCACGGAATTCGTCCGAGCGATGTCTTTGATGCGCCGACGTTACCTGAAGCAATGGAAGCCCATGGCTTATACGATTTGATTGCAGGCGCTCAACTGATCGTTGCTCACAATGCATCATTTGATATGGGGGCACTCCAAAAAGCGATTCAAAAATACGATATGTACCAGATGTCCGCTTTCACCTACGGCTGCACGGTCAAATTATCCCGCAAATTGTATCCTTGGTTGCCGAACCATCGATTGAATACGATGGCAGAGTTTCTCAACGTCTCTTTCCAGCACCATGATGCGAAAGAAGATGCCTACGTCTGTGCGTTACTCTTAAACGATATGTTGGAACGAACGAACCTACAGGATCCGGTCACTTTGCATACGTTCTGCGGCGTTCGGATGGGACAGGTTGCCTACTAA